One window from the genome of Sphingomonas lacunae encodes:
- a CDS encoding division plane positioning ATPase MipZ produces MSSNPHIIVFANEKGGTGKSTCAVHVAVALASMGARVAGLDLDHRQRTFYRYLENRTNTAQRRNAQLPIPRFGVLGDAPVEALQEKVLELIDGVDFLVVDTPGRDDTLARYMATLAHTLVTPMNDSFVDFDLIGQVDAESFRLARPSFYAELIWNARKTRAQIDGGTIDWVVLRNRIQHLEARNKRRVGDAMSELSRRVGFRIVPGLSERVIFRELFPAGLTLLDKGQLGELGTSHIAARQELREMLAGLALPDTAAIASRRQATTDRAV; encoded by the coding sequence GTGTCATCCAATCCACACATCATTGTCTTTGCGAATGAAAAGGGCGGCACCGGCAAATCGACCTGTGCCGTGCATGTCGCCGTGGCGCTGGCATCCATGGGCGCACGGGTGGCCGGGCTCGACCTCGACCATCGCCAGCGCACCTTTTACCGCTATCTCGAGAATCGCACCAACACCGCTCAGCGGCGCAATGCCCAGCTGCCTATCCCGCGATTCGGCGTGCTGGGCGACGCGCCGGTGGAAGCGTTGCAGGAAAAGGTGCTAGAGCTGATCGACGGCGTCGATTTCCTGGTGGTCGACACACCGGGCCGTGACGATACGCTGGCGCGATATATGGCCACGCTGGCGCACACGCTGGTCACGCCGATGAACGACAGTTTCGTCGATTTCGACCTGATCGGCCAGGTCGATGCAGAAAGTTTCCGCCTCGCCCGCCCAAGTTTTTATGCCGAGCTGATCTGGAACGCGCGCAAGACCCGTGCGCAGATTGACGGCGGCACGATCGACTGGGTCGTTTTGCGCAACCGCATCCAGCACCTGGAAGCGCGCAACAAGCGCCGGGTCGGCGACGCGATGAGCGAATTGTCGCGGCGGGTCGGTTTCCGCATTGTCCCCGGCCTGTCCGAACGCGTCATCTTTCGCGAACTTTTCCCCGCCGGCCTGACCTTGCTCGACAAGGGGCAGCTGGGTGAACTGGGCACCAGCCACATTGCCGCCAGGCAGGAATTGCGGGAGATGCTGGCCGGACTGGCGCTGCCCGACACCGCGGCCATCGCCTCCCGTCGTCAGGCGACGACAGACCGCGCCGTTTGA
- the pgmG gene encoding phosphoglucomutase/phosphomannomutase PgmG: MTHEFDPTMLREYDIRGIIDQTLSAADANAIGRSFGTMIRRAGGSRVAVGYDGRLSSPMLAEALTAGLVSTGCTVLAIGPSATPMLYFATYHLSADGGIQITGSHNPPDYNGFKFVAHGAPFYGEQIRTIGSMAAAGDWDSGSGQVEQVAVFDAYVDRLVQGFSGPPLRIGWDAGNGAAGPVVEALVARLPGEHLTLYTDVDGHFPNHHPDPTEEKNLVDLRKLVADNRLDFGVAFDGDGDRIGAIDGEGRIIWGDQLLQIYAEMVLKEAPGATIIADVKASQSLFDKVEALGGTPLMWKTGHSLIKAKMKEVHSPLAGEMSGHIFFAHKYYGFDDALYAAVQLIESVGKLGRSVTQSRGAMQPMVNTPELRFQVDESRKFAVIDEVLDRLSADGAKVDRTDGARVMTADGWWLLRASNTQDVLVARAEAGDEAGLQRLVTEIDRQLALSGVDRTAQAGH; this comes from the coding sequence ATGACCCATGAATTCGACCCGACCATGCTGCGTGAATATGACATTCGCGGCATTATCGACCAGACCCTGAGCGCCGCCGATGCCAATGCCATTGGCCGCAGTTTCGGCACGATGATCCGCCGCGCCGGTGGCAGCCGGGTGGCCGTGGGTTATGATGGGCGCCTGTCGTCACCGATGCTGGCCGAGGCCCTGACCGCCGGGCTGGTTTCCACCGGTTGCACCGTGCTGGCCATAGGCCCGTCGGCGACGCCGATGCTCTATTTTGCGACATACCACCTGTCAGCCGATGGCGGCATACAGATAACCGGCAGCCATAATCCCCCCGACTATAACGGCTTCAAATTCGTGGCGCATGGCGCACCTTTTTATGGTGAGCAGATCCGGACAATCGGCAGCATGGCAGCGGCGGGCGACTGGGACAGCGGATCCGGGCAGGTCGAACAGGTCGCGGTGTTCGATGCCTATGTCGACCGGCTGGTGCAGGGCTTCAGTGGCCCGCCGCTGCGAATCGGATGGGATGCCGGCAATGGAGCCGCCGGGCCGGTGGTAGAAGCGCTCGTCGCGCGCCTGCCGGGGGAGCATTTGACGCTCTATACTGACGTTGACGGGCATTTTCCCAACCACCATCCCGATCCGACCGAGGAGAAGAATCTGGTCGACCTGCGCAAGCTTGTCGCCGACAACCGACTCGATTTCGGTGTTGCCTTTGATGGTGATGGCGACCGGATCGGTGCGATTGACGGTGAAGGCCGCATCATCTGGGGCGACCAGTTGCTGCAGATTTACGCCGAAATGGTGCTGAAAGAGGCACCGGGGGCGACCATCATTGCCGATGTGAAGGCCAGCCAATCCCTGTTCGACAAGGTCGAGGCGCTGGGTGGCACGCCGCTGATGTGGAAGACCGGCCACAGCCTGATCAAGGCGAAGATGAAAGAGGTGCACTCCCCGCTGGCAGGCGAGATGAGCGGCCACATCTTTTTTGCCCACAAATATTACGGCTTTGACGACGCCCTTTATGCTGCAGTGCAGCTAATTGAATCCGTGGGGAAATTGGGGCGTTCTGTCACCCAGTCCCGTGGCGCCATGCAGCCGATGGTCAACACCCCCGAACTGCGGTTCCAGGTCGACGAGAGCCGCAAGTTCGCGGTGATCGATGAAGTGCTTGATCGCCTGTCTGCCGATGGCGCGAAGGTTGACCGCACCGATGGTGCACGCGTCATGACCGCCGATGGCTGGTGGTTATTGCGTGCATCCAACACCCAGGATGTGCTGGTTGCGCGGGCGGAGGCTGGCGATGAGGCAGGCCTGCAGCGGCTGGTTACCGAGATTGACCGGCAGCTGGCGCTGAGCGGCGTTGATCGTACAGCACAGGCAGGCCACTGA
- a CDS encoding GNAT family N-acetyltransferase: MAESDPVIARIASGVAAVPADAWDSLAGGDDPFLSHAFLTLLEESGSVGPGTGWQSAPVCIDGPDGRLAAAAPAYLKAHSQGEYVFDHGWADAWRRAGGDYYPKLQVAVPFTPVPGRRLLTRDAAHVPALIGALEAVVTQNGLSSAHATFVTEDQLDAFRAAGWLIRRDSQFHWFDRGYGDFDGFLAALSSRKRKDLRKERATAQAAVRIEALTGDAIRPEHWDVMWACYQDTGARKWGTPYWTREAFALLGERMADRVLLVVAHERDTGRPVAAALNLIGTDALYGRYWGCLADIPCLHFELCYYQAIDFALARGLGRVEAGAQGQHKLARGYEPVPTWSAHFIPHPGFRAAVADFLEREIAAVEQESQWLAGHAPFRRGDG, encoded by the coding sequence ATGGCCGAATCCGACCCCGTCATTGCCCGCATAGCCTCCGGTGTGGCCGCTGTGCCGGCCGACGCGTGGGATTCGCTGGCCGGCGGTGACGATCCGTTTCTGAGCCATGCCTTTCTGACGCTGCTTGAGGAATCGGGCAGCGTCGGGCCGGGGACGGGCTGGCAAAGCGCGCCTGTCTGTATCGACGGGCCGGACGGGAGGCTGGCGGCCGCTGCGCCGGCCTATCTCAAGGCACACAGCCAGGGCGAATATGTGTTCGACCATGGCTGGGCTGATGCCTGGCGGCGGGCGGGCGGCGATTATTATCCGAAATTGCAGGTGGCGGTGCCTTTTACCCCGGTGCCGGGGCGGCGGCTGCTGACCCGTGACGCGGCGCATGTCCCGGCACTGATCGGCGCGCTGGAAGCGGTGGTGACGCAAAATGGCCTGTCGTCAGCCCATGCGACCTTTGTAACAGAGGATCAGCTTGACGCGTTCCGCGCGGCCGGCTGGCTGATCCGGCGCGACAGCCAGTTCCACTGGTTTGACCGCGGCTATGGCGATTTCGACGGCTTTCTCGCCGCCCTGTCCTCACGCAAGCGCAAGGATCTGCGCAAGGAACGCGCCACGGCGCAGGCGGCGGTGCGCATCGAGGCGCTGACCGGCGATGCCATCCGGCCCGAGCATTGGGACGTGATGTGGGCCTGTTACCAGGACACTGGCGCGCGCAAATGGGGCACGCCCTATTGGACGCGCGAGGCCTTTGCCCTTTTGGGCGAACGGATGGCGGACCGGGTGCTGTTGGTGGTCGCGCATGAACGCGACACGGGGAGGCCGGTGGCGGCGGCGCTCAACCTGATCGGGACGGATGCGCTGTATGGGCGCTATTGGGGGTGCCTGGCCGACATCCCCTGCCTGCATTTCGAGCTATGCTATTATCAGGCGATCGATTTTGCGCTGGCACGCGGCCTCGGACGGGTCGAGGCGGGGGCGCAGGGGCAGCACAAGCTGGCCAGAGGGTATGAACCGGTGCCGACCTGGTCGGCGCATTTCATTCCGCACCCCGGTTTTCGTGCGGCAGTGGCTGATTTCCTCGAGCGGGAGATCGCGGCGGTCGAGCAGGAGAGCCAGTGGCTGGCCGGGCATGCACCGTTCAGGCGCGGCGACGGCTGA
- a CDS encoding response regulator has protein sequence MGGGKTVLVVEDNELNLRLFCDLLTAHGYGAEPVRDGRDVMARATAVRPHLIIMDIQLPHVSGMDLIAAVKADPLLNATPILAVTAYAGRDDEQRIRDAGAEAYISKPISVIRFIEAVSALI, from the coding sequence ATGGGCGGCGGCAAAACGGTGCTGGTGGTCGAGGATAATGAACTCAACCTGCGGCTGTTCTGCGATTTGTTGACTGCCCATGGCTATGGCGCCGAGCCGGTGCGCGACGGGCGCGATGTCATGGCCCGCGCCACGGCCGTGCGCCCGCATCTCATCATCATGGACATCCAGTTGCCGCATGTCAGCGGCATGGACCTGATTGCCGCGGTAAAGGCTGATCCTTTGCTCAATGCGACGCCGATCCTTGCCGTTACCGCCTATGCCGGGCGGGATGATGAACAACGCATCCGCGACGCCGGGGCCGAAGCCTATATCTCCAAACCCATTTCGGTCATCCGCTTCATAGAGGCTGTCAGCGCGCTGATCTGA
- a CDS encoding DUF3572 family protein: MLSDDRGKTSETDASVVLLGALAWVCAEDDRAHRFLALTGIDVGELRARATEPAILAAVGQFLADHEPDLIACADALSLAPATLAAAAGRLTG, from the coding sequence ATGCTGTCGGATGACAGGGGCAAGACGAGTGAGACGGACGCGTCCGTGGTGCTGCTCGGCGCGCTGGCCTGGGTGTGCGCGGAGGATGACCGGGCGCACCGTTTCCTGGCGCTGACCGGCATTGATGTCGGCGAATTGCGGGCACGGGCTACCGAACCGGCAATATTGGCTGCGGTGGGGCAATTTCTCGCCGACCATGAGCCCGACCTGATCGCCTGTGCCGATGCCCTTTCCCTTGCCCCTGCCACGCTAGCCGCGGCGGCGGGCCGACTGACAGGATAA
- a CDS encoding DUF4136 domain-containing protein: MRSTAFFTLPLLAATLGGCATALPPIEATRFHRVDSPAIAPGTYVFVAQGNAAGDAAGDAGSGLASRGYEIAVARQLDRLGLRNGGAAASDQADYQVSLRVSRDRGPADASANGTGVSVGVGGGTGGYHSGVGVGVGLDLTRLLADRRDVVTTRLAVQITRRGDSLPLWEGRAQSVARAGSPAAQADLDADKLATALFRDFPGRSGETITVP; the protein is encoded by the coding sequence ATGCGTAGCACCGCCTTTTTCACCCTGCCCTTGCTGGCTGCCACACTTGGCGGCTGTGCGACCGCCCTGCCACCGATCGAAGCGACCCGGTTTCACCGTGTTGATTCGCCGGCAATCGCGCCCGGCACCTATGTCTTTGTTGCCCAGGGCAATGCGGCTGGTGATGCTGCCGGTGACGCGGGTTCCGGTCTGGCCAGCAGGGGCTATGAAATTGCCGTGGCGCGCCAGCTTGATCGGCTCGGCCTGCGGAATGGCGGCGCCGCTGCCTCCGATCAGGCCGACTATCAGGTCAGCCTGCGCGTCTCGCGTGACCGGGGACCGGCTGATGCCTCGGCCAATGGCACCGGAGTCAGCGTCGGGGTCGGGGGCGGGACCGGCGGCTATCATTCGGGGGTTGGTGTCGGGGTCGGGCTCGATCTGACGCGGTTGCTCGCCGACCGGCGCGATGTGGTGACCACGCGGCTGGCGGTGCAAATCACCCGTCGCGGAGATTCGCTCCCCCTGTGGGAAGGGCGGGCGCAAAGCGTTGCCCGGGCCGGCTCACCGGCGGCCCAGGCAGACCTTGATGCGGACAAATTGGCGACCGCGCTGTTCCGGGACTTCCCCGGTCGCTCCGGGGAAACTATCACTGTCCCATGA
- the ykgO gene encoding type B 50S ribosomal protein L36, translating to MKIRNSLKSLKDRHRDNRVIRRRGRTYVINKTNRRFKARQG from the coding sequence ATGAAGATCCGCAACAGCCTGAAGTCGCTCAAGGACCGGCACCGGGACAACCGCGTGATCCGTCGTCGCGGCCGCACCTATGTGATCAACAAGACCAACCGCCGTTTCAAGGCCCGCCAGGGCTGA
- the panC gene encoding pantoate--beta-alanine ligase → MQTIRTLGALRAATAAWRKAGERIALVPTMGALHDGHMTLVREARRLADRVIVSIFVNPMQFGPNEDLDAYPRREAADAALLVAESVDLLWAPDAAVMYPQGHASRISVAGLDAPLCGAARPGHFDGVSTVVAKLFNQTAPDLALFGEKDWQQLAIIRRMALDLDFDLDIVGVPTVREADGLALSSRNAYLTAEERAAASALPRTMAQAATAISGGESVAAALDTARQALLAAGFASVDYLELRDADSLAALDSPCDTARLFVAARLGKARLIDNIPLN, encoded by the coding sequence ATGCAAACCATCCGTACGCTCGGCGCGTTGCGCGCCGCCACTGCAGCCTGGCGCAAGGCGGGCGAGCGAATCGCGCTGGTGCCGACCATGGGCGCGCTTCACGACGGCCATATGACGCTGGTGCGCGAGGCCCGGCGCCTCGCGGATCGGGTAATTGTCTCGATCTTCGTCAACCCGATGCAGTTCGGTCCCAATGAGGATCTGGATGCCTACCCCCGGCGAGAGGCGGCCGATGCGGCCTTGCTGGTTGCCGAATCGGTTGATCTGTTGTGGGCGCCCGATGCTGCGGTGATGTATCCACAGGGCCATGCCTCCCGAATCAGCGTCGCCGGGCTCGATGCGCCGCTGTGTGGTGCCGCGCGCCCCGGCCATTTCGACGGGGTCTCCACCGTCGTCGCCAAATTGTTCAACCAGACGGCCCCCGATCTCGCCCTGTTCGGTGAAAAGGACTGGCAACAGCTTGCCATCATCCGTCGCATGGCGCTGGATCTCGATTTTGATCTGGACATCGTCGGTGTCCCGACCGTGCGGGAGGCCGACGGCCTCGCCCTGTCGTCCCGCAACGCCTATCTGACCGCAGAGGAACGGGCGGCCGCTTCGGCCCTGCCGCGGACCATGGCCCAGGCGGCCACCGCGATCAGTGGTGGCGAATCGGTGGCCGCCGCCCTCGACACTGCCCGTCAAGCACTGCTCGCGGCCGGCTTTGCCAGCGTCGATTATCTCGAACTGCGCGATGCCGACTCTCTCGCGGCGCTTGATTCACCGTGCGACACTGCCCGCCTGTTCGTCGCCGCGCGGCTCGGCAAGGCCCGTCTGATCGACAATATTCCATTGAATTGA
- a CDS encoding HAD family hydrolase, which translates to MPRPLIISDCDEVLMHMVVPFGAWLADDHDIEFKLEDATFGNALKRRACGTPLEAAEVWPLLDGFFRHEMHRQTAIAGAVEAMNRLAGIADIVILTNVGPDHQDRRIAQLADIGLNHRVIGNRGPKGEPVAALIAEMQPSVTIFIDDLPQHHSSVASVIPDVWRLHMVGEPVIAPKIPTAKRAHARIDDWASAESWLFDRLTEAVPAPAIARHEPAADPA; encoded by the coding sequence ATGCCCCGTCCCCTGATCATCAGTGATTGTGACGAAGTGCTCATGCACATGGTCGTGCCATTCGGTGCCTGGCTCGCCGATGACCATGACATTGAGTTCAAACTGGAAGATGCGACATTCGGCAATGCGCTGAAGCGCCGTGCCTGTGGCACCCCGCTGGAGGCGGCCGAAGTATGGCCGCTGCTCGACGGTTTTTTCCGCCACGAGATGCACCGCCAGACGGCAATCGCAGGCGCGGTCGAGGCTATGAACCGGCTGGCCGGCATAGCCGACATCGTCATCCTCACCAATGTCGGCCCGGACCATCAGGACCGCCGCATCGCCCAGCTTGCCGACATCGGGCTCAACCACCGTGTCATCGGCAATCGCGGCCCCAAGGGCGAGCCTGTCGCGGCGCTGATCGCCGAAATGCAGCCGAGCGTCACCATATTCATCGACGATTTGCCGCAGCATCACAGTTCGGTGGCGTCGGTCATCCCCGATGTGTGGCGGTTGCACATGGTCGGCGAACCGGTGATTGCCCCCAAGATTCCCACCGCCAAGCGCGCCCACGCCCGGATCGACGATTGGGCGAGCGCCGAAAGCTGGTTGTTCGACCGCTTGACCGAGGCCGTTCCGGCCCCCGCCATTGCCCGCCACGAGCCAGCCGCCGACCCTGCCTGA
- a CDS encoding RidA family protein, whose protein sequence is MTQTPEARLAEAGHAIPQAAAPIAAYVPTVQVGKLLHISGQVSFKDGAVVTGRVGETMDVEAGKAAAELCGLMLIAQMKAALGDLSRVERIVKLGVFVTSTPDFTDQPLVANGASELMLLAFGDAGRHARSAVGVPALPRGAAVEVDAVIAIRD, encoded by the coding sequence ATGACCCAGACACCCGAAGCCCGGCTGGCCGAAGCCGGCCATGCCATTCCCCAGGCCGCTGCGCCGATCGCCGCCTATGTGCCGACGGTGCAGGTCGGCAAGCTGCTCCACATCTCGGGTCAGGTCAGCTTCAAGGATGGCGCGGTTGTCACCGGCCGGGTGGGCGAGACAATGGATGTCGAGGCAGGCAAGGCAGCGGCGGAGCTGTGCGGCCTGATGCTGATTGCCCAGATGAAGGCAGCGCTGGGCGACCTTTCGCGCGTCGAGCGGATCGTGAAGCTGGGCGTGTTCGTTACCTCTACCCCCGATTTCACCGATCAGCCGCTCGTCGCCAATGGCGCGTCGGAGCTGATGTTGCTGGCCTTTGGTGATGCCGGTCGCCATGCGCGCAGTGCCGTTGGCGTGCCCGCCCTGCCGCGCGGTGCGGCGGTTGAGGTGGACGCGGTGATCGCGATCAGGGACTGA
- a CDS encoding SEL1-like repeat protein, with the protein MGTKLSTASQLFDSHLAAASRGSAEAYFELGVAYSTGTDGCEVNMIEAHKWFNLAALSGVREGGLLRAEVAAEMDREEIAEAQRQARAWIAAMSGNNLRSAA; encoded by the coding sequence ATGGGAACCAAACTTTCAACCGCCAGCCAGCTGTTCGACAGTCATCTCGCCGCCGCCTCGCGGGGCAGCGCCGAAGCCTATTTCGAACTGGGCGTCGCCTATTCGACCGGCACCGACGGTTGCGAAGTCAACATGATCGAGGCGCATAAATGGTTCAACCTTGCCGCCCTGTCGGGTGTGCGTGAAGGCGGCCTGTTGCGCGCCGAAGTCGCTGCCGAGATGGACCGCGAGGAAATCGCCGAAGCCCAGCGCCAGGCCCGCGCCTGGATCGCGGCGATGAGCGGCAACAACCTGCGCAGCGCCGCCTGA